One Paenibacillus sp. FSL H7-0737 DNA segment encodes these proteins:
- the mtaB gene encoding tRNA (N(6)-L-threonylcarbamoyladenosine(37)-C(2))-methylthiotransferase MtaB — translation MPTVAFYTLGCKVNFYDTEAIWQLFKNEGYEQVDFEGPADVYLINTCTVTNTGDKKSRQMIRRAVRRNPEAIVAVTGCYAQTSPGEILDIPGVDLVIGNQDRDQIMTHVKNIEASRQPVNAVRNIMKTREFEEMDVPGFADRTRAFMKIQDGCNNFCTFCIIPWSRGLSRSRDPKSIVAQAHQLVEAGYKEFVLTGIHTGGYGDDLDNYRLSDLLWDLDKVDGLERVRISSIEASQIDEKLLEVLNRSSKMCRHLHIPLQAGHNDVLKAMRRKYTTEEYYAKMQLIRQAMPDVGITTDVIVGFPGETDEMFRAGYDFMKAVNYSEMHVFPYSKRTGTPAARMENQIDEEIKNARVQELIDLSEEMQLAYARKFVGQTLSVIPERSAKGSPGRNIQHGFSDNYLQVFFDGEDSLQGELCEVKITEAGVNECRGELVGVSQSGLKLAVR, via the coding sequence ATGCCAACCGTAGCGTTTTATACTTTAGGTTGTAAAGTGAATTTCTATGATACCGAAGCCATTTGGCAGCTATTTAAAAATGAAGGTTACGAGCAGGTTGATTTCGAGGGTCCCGCCGATGTATATCTGATTAATACTTGTACAGTAACTAACACAGGTGACAAAAAAAGCCGTCAAATGATCCGACGTGCCGTGCGCCGTAATCCAGAGGCCATCGTAGCCGTAACAGGCTGCTACGCACAGACCTCTCCTGGGGAGATTCTAGATATTCCTGGAGTTGACCTTGTCATCGGTAACCAGGACCGCGATCAGATCATGACACATGTGAAGAATATTGAAGCCTCACGTCAGCCGGTCAATGCTGTGCGTAATATTATGAAGACACGTGAGTTCGAAGAGATGGATGTGCCAGGCTTTGCGGATCGGACGCGTGCTTTTATGAAGATTCAGGATGGTTGTAACAACTTCTGCACCTTCTGCATCATTCCATGGTCGCGTGGACTTTCTCGCAGTCGTGATCCAAAAAGCATCGTAGCTCAAGCGCATCAATTGGTAGAAGCAGGGTATAAGGAGTTTGTACTAACGGGTATTCATACCGGAGGTTACGGTGATGATCTTGATAATTACCGTCTTTCCGATTTACTGTGGGATCTAGATAAGGTAGATGGTCTGGAACGGGTGCGTATCAGTTCTATTGAAGCTAGTCAGATTGATGAGAAGCTGCTTGAGGTACTGAACCGCTCCTCCAAAATGTGCCGTCATCTGCATATTCCGTTACAAGCCGGTCATAATGATGTGCTGAAAGCGATGCGCCGTAAATATACGACAGAAGAGTATTACGCCAAAATGCAATTGATCCGCCAGGCGATGCCAGATGTCGGGATTACCACTGACGTTATCGTTGGATTCCCGGGTGAGACCGATGAGATGTTCCGTGCCGGATACGATTTCATGAAGGCTGTAAATTACTCGGAGATGCATGTATTCCCATATTCCAAGCGGACAGGTACTCCTGCAGCGCGGATGGAGAATCAGATCGATGAGGAGATCAAAAATGCACGCGTGCAGGAGCTGATTGATCTATCCGAAGAAATGCAATTAGCATATGCCCGTAAGTTTGTAGGACAGACGCTTAGTGTGATTCCGGAAAGATCCGCTAAAGGGTCTCCAGGCCGCAATATCCAGCATGGGTTCAGCGACAACTATTTGCAGGTCTTCTTTGATGGAGAGGATTCACTTCAAGGAGAACTTTGTGAGGTGAAGATCACCGAAGCTGGTGTGAACGAATGCCGAGGCGAATTGGTCGGGGTTAGTCAGAGCGGTCTTAAGCTGGCTGTTCGTTAA
- a CDS encoding RNA polymerase sigma factor has translation MQTNRELFEAYNKDVYRTCYYMVHDAADAEDLTQDVFITVFHTNRENVEHLKAWIMKITVNHCLNHLKRKRTLQQKISDNLYLFKKSPETPVERLIEQRETSMEWAKYLSQLPVKLRMVITLRYMHDFSLAEVSDLLSIPLGTTKSRLHKGLKVLRRILLEAGVQIERKEGESYEKVGEYAGASVK, from the coding sequence TTGCAGACTAATCGGGAATTATTCGAAGCCTACAACAAGGATGTATATCGGACCTGCTACTATATGGTGCATGACGCGGCGGATGCGGAGGACTTGACGCAGGATGTGTTCATTACCGTATTTCACACGAATCGTGAGAACGTAGAGCATTTGAAGGCTTGGATTATGAAAATAACGGTCAACCATTGCCTGAATCATTTGAAACGGAAGCGTACCTTACAGCAAAAAATCTCAGACAATCTTTATTTATTTAAGAAATCTCCTGAAACCCCTGTAGAGCGATTGATTGAACAGAGGGAGACATCAATGGAATGGGCGAAATATTTGAGCCAGTTGCCAGTCAAACTTCGGATGGTGATTACGCTTAGGTACATGCATGATTTCAGCTTGGCTGAAGTATCAGACCTGCTATCCATCCCGCTCGGGACGACCAAATCAAGGCTGCATAAAGGGCTAAAGGTATTGCGGAGAATTTTGCTGGAGGCTGGGGTTCAAATTGAACGGAAAGAGGGCGAATCTTATGAAAAAGTTGGAGAATATGCTGGAGCATCAGTTAAATGA
- a CDS encoding RsmE family RNA methyltransferase, whose translation MQRYFVTPEQFGADTVRIDGEDARHIAKVMRGKAGDKLIVSDGVSREALVEIAQIEIGEVTVNILESLEMTHEPRIKITVAQSLPKADKMETVIQKCTEIGAVGFVPFLSERTIVQYDERKESKRLDRWRKICKEAAEQAHRNIVPSVGSPLSWKQLLQTFSEYDAVYFCYEKEEGLQLRSSVAPWLASLSPQSGGKVMVVVGPEGGFTPEECLKAEEAGAVSVGLGRRILRCETAGMVAAACILYESGEMGGA comes from the coding sequence ATGCAGCGATATTTCGTTACACCGGAGCAGTTTGGTGCGGATACCGTGAGAATTGATGGGGAAGACGCCCGTCATATCGCTAAAGTGATGCGTGGTAAGGCAGGGGACAAGCTTATTGTTAGCGATGGTGTTTCCCGTGAGGCATTAGTAGAGATTGCGCAGATTGAAATTGGGGAAGTCACTGTGAACATTTTGGAGTCCCTGGAGATGACGCATGAACCTCGAATTAAAATTACAGTCGCTCAGAGCTTGCCTAAAGCCGATAAGATGGAAACTGTCATTCAGAAGTGTACAGAGATTGGTGCTGTAGGCTTTGTTCCTTTTCTGTCAGAACGCACAATAGTGCAATACGACGAGCGTAAAGAAAGCAAACGACTGGATCGCTGGCGTAAAATTTGTAAGGAAGCTGCCGAACAGGCTCATCGGAACATCGTTCCGTCTGTAGGGTCACCGTTGTCCTGGAAACAGCTTTTGCAGACTTTTAGTGAATATGATGCTGTTTATTTCTGTTATGAAAAAGAGGAAGGCTTACAGCTTCGAAGCAGCGTCGCTCCATGGTTAGCATCGCTTTCGCCGCAGTCTGGCGGGAAAGTTATGGTTGTGGTAGGTCCTGAAGGAGGTTTTACTCCGGAGGAATGCCTCAAGGCAGAAGAAGCCGGGGCAGTATCCGTAGGACTAGGACGGCGAATTCTGCGCTGTGAGACAGCGGGCATGGTTGCCGCTGCTTGTATATTATATGAATCTGGAGAAATGGGAGGAGCTTAA
- a CDS encoding AzlD domain-containing protein, which produces MEVRWDVFLIILGAALVTFIPRVAPLMILSRFELPEWGMRWLNYVPISVMAALIGQEILLNDGKFSPIANNVELFAAIPTFWIAIKTRSLLGTVLVGIVSIMILRMFF; this is translated from the coding sequence ATGGAAGTGAGATGGGATGTATTTTTGATTATTCTAGGGGCGGCTTTGGTAACCTTCATTCCAAGGGTGGCTCCATTAATGATTCTAAGCCGATTCGAATTGCCTGAATGGGGAATGCGCTGGTTAAATTATGTTCCTATCTCTGTTATGGCGGCACTAATAGGTCAGGAGATCCTCTTAAATGATGGAAAATTCTCACCTATAGCTAATAACGTTGAGCTTTTTGCGGCAATCCCTACTTTTTGGATCGCTATAAAGACCCGGAGTTTGTTAGGAACTGTACTGGTTGGGATTGTTTCGATTATGATCCTGCGGATGTTTTTTTGA
- a CDS encoding ECF-type riboflavin transporter substrate-binding protein: MAKQKVLSIKTIVAIGIGSALFVILGRFGSIPSGIPNTNIETTYALLALFALLYGPFAGLLIGLIGHTLKDAIFYGSPWFSWVIASGIVGLVVGLLVARIGIHDGEFGRKELIRFNLAQIVANAIAWFLVAPVLDILIYAEPANKVFTQGLIAGASNIVTVAVIGSLLAIAYAKTRTKQGSLTREA, encoded by the coding sequence ATGGCAAAACAAAAGGTGTTATCGATTAAGACGATTGTTGCGATTGGTATCGGTTCTGCTTTATTCGTTATTTTGGGCAGGTTCGGTTCGATTCCATCCGGAATTCCAAACACTAACATTGAGACTACATACGCTTTACTGGCATTGTTCGCACTGTTGTACGGTCCGTTTGCCGGATTACTCATTGGCCTGATCGGACATACACTGAAGGATGCGATTTTTTATGGTTCCCCTTGGTTCAGTTGGGTGATCGCTTCTGGAATTGTTGGGCTCGTTGTTGGTCTGCTTGTGGCTAGAATTGGGATTCATGACGGGGAATTCGGACGAAAGGAACTGATTCGTTTTAATCTGGCCCAGATTGTAGCAAACGCAATCGCCTGGTTCTTAGTAGCACCTGTACTGGATATTCTAATCTATGCAGAACCAGCGAATAAAGTATTCACACAAGGACTTATCGCCGGAGCATCCAATATCGTCACTGTAGCAGTGATTGGCTCACTACTCGCAATTGCATATGCAAAGACAAGAACGAAGCAAGGCAGCTTGACCAGAGAAGCCTGA
- a CDS encoding site-2 protease family protein: MDILQNIIRVDLDQLPFLLITILIAFTVHEFSHAYFANKFGDPTARLLGRMTLNPAVHFDFFGILLLLVAGFGWARPVPVNRDNFSRPRLMGVIVSAAGPISNLLLGIIGAIIYGALAATGVLDNISNDRMLEAVYLFFGTFIQWNFFLFLFNLIPLPPLDGYRIVEDIAPRSIRGKLQQFEQWAVFLFLLILFIPGLRTYTIDPLAGWASEMSRTFVQLSLRIFGS; the protein is encoded by the coding sequence ATGGATATATTACAAAATATAATTCGAGTAGATTTAGATCAGCTTCCTTTCCTGCTCATTACAATTTTAATTGCTTTTACAGTACATGAATTCAGTCATGCATATTTCGCGAATAAGTTCGGTGACCCAACAGCAAGATTACTTGGCCGCATGACGCTTAATCCTGCTGTTCATTTCGATTTCTTTGGTATTTTGCTGCTGCTAGTTGCTGGCTTCGGTTGGGCACGTCCGGTTCCGGTAAACCGCGATAACTTTAGTCGTCCTCGTCTCATGGGAGTCATCGTGTCGGCTGCGGGACCAATCAGTAACCTGCTCTTAGGAATTATTGGTGCTATAATATACGGTGCACTTGCGGCAACTGGAGTTCTAGATAATATCTCGAATGATCGCATGCTCGAGGCTGTATACTTATTCTTTGGCACCTTCATTCAATGGAACTTCTTTCTGTTTCTGTTCAATCTTATTCCGCTGCCGCCACTGGATGGCTATCGGATTGTGGAAGATATCGCCCCACGTTCGATCCGCGGCAAATTACAGCAATTTGAACAATGGGCTGTATTTCTGTTTTTATTGATTCTGTTTATTCCTGGGCTACGGACGTATACGATTGATCCGCTCGCAGGCTGGGCTAGTGAAATGTCGAGAACATTTGTACAGCTGTCTCTAAGAATTTTTGGCAGCTAA
- a CDS encoding AzlC family ABC transporter permease yields MSIENFQLETIPTPKEEDSFLKGVKDCIPTLLGYLSIGLAAGVVQKTAGLSIAEIALISLMLYAGSAQFIAAGMIAVSSSPVAIVVTIFIVNLRHILLSAALSPYFRHLTPLRNMLVGTLLTDETFGVAINQTVNKQQISEKWMHGLNLTAYLNWFIANIAGAFLAQWISDPDQFGLQFALPAMFIGILVISMIDRNKIKLDLVVAILAVIIAVASSFVFSGSVGVIIATVIASTVGMVFEKWK; encoded by the coding sequence ATGAGTATAGAGAACTTTCAACTAGAGACAATCCCTACTCCAAAAGAGGAGGATAGCTTCCTTAAAGGGGTAAAAGATTGCATTCCAACACTACTAGGTTATTTGAGCATTGGACTTGCAGCAGGTGTTGTTCAAAAGACAGCCGGACTAAGCATTGCTGAGATTGCCTTGATCAGTCTGATGCTTTATGCCGGTTCAGCACAGTTTATAGCTGCTGGAATGATAGCTGTAAGCAGCTCACCTGTTGCTATCGTCGTTACGATTTTTATCGTGAATCTTCGTCATATTTTGCTTAGTGCAGCTCTGTCACCTTATTTCCGGCATCTTACCCCACTGAGAAACATGCTGGTTGGAACCCTGCTGACAGATGAGACCTTTGGAGTTGCTATTAATCAAACAGTGAATAAGCAACAAATCAGTGAAAAATGGATGCATGGCCTTAATCTCACTGCCTATTTAAATTGGTTTATTGCGAATATAGCAGGAGCTTTTTTGGCACAGTGGATTTCTGATCCAGATCAATTCGGTCTACAGTTTGCTTTACCTGCCATGTTCATTGGCATCCTTGTTATTTCCATGATTGATCGTAATAAAATAAAACTTGATTTAGTTGTCGCAATCCTAGCAGTAATCATCGCTGTAGCTAGCTCCTTCGTATTCTCCGGTAGTGTGGGTGTCATTATTGCAACGGTCATTGCGTCAACAGTAGGGATGGTGTTTGAAAAATGGAAGTGA
- a CDS encoding DUF4179 domain-containing protein produces the protein MKKLENMLEHQLNEGQSVTYPDFESMWERIEHKNTTSFHARMSSGSQKQGRNWSKIALVSSFSLLLAAAPVYAAVHYNWDTMLREKGGIQAALAQNLGQKLDQSVTKDGVTLKLHTAIVDENRTVILFTLDVGQRQDSETWRVTEMTLKGTEGGNSSGEYNYLNWDEKNQIYNGYFESEWTPEKDTVNVQLVTNEIQAFSEQSLDLPLDIHSTETQSFPIGQEGMRSIEVKPFTQGQEKMLFSSAIIFDQPEAKEWAYPNIVGYKNGTLINSLPGGTFGTPGEKGEYTAQQYFKAEDVSGGQTTYKLQYMKKEKDVNGPLSFDLQLSKKQMESGTIKTSLNLPLEAGETDYTLENMVVSPTQIRVTVRSKDIDNGFPYKKYALEVAGKTLEGNLWRSPEGEPELTVLRFERPVDLEITKETPITFVAKYKVTQHGSYKITKNNDDKIPLLLTNISQKKQTIIQQLNGYPVKWTYYMQGSDLYVETGSEDARFGGINQTHIGLGKERILGKPLTVNFAGDGNNKAIDVYKDFKGTEATIYMFYYTTDDPDKETRVQIRL, from the coding sequence ATGAAAAAGTTGGAGAATATGCTGGAGCATCAGTTAAATGAGGGTCAAAGTGTAACATATCCTGATTTTGAAAGCATGTGGGAGAGAATTGAACATAAAAATACAACATCTTTTCACGCTCGGATGAGCAGTGGTAGCCAGAAACAGGGGAGAAACTGGAGCAAAATAGCACTTGTTTCATCGTTTTCATTACTTCTAGCGGCGGCGCCAGTATATGCGGCAGTTCATTATAATTGGGATACAATGCTCCGTGAAAAAGGTGGTATTCAGGCGGCACTGGCACAAAACCTCGGTCAAAAGCTGGATCAATCGGTGACAAAGGACGGAGTGACGCTAAAGCTACATACCGCCATTGTGGATGAGAATCGAACGGTCATCTTATTCACATTGGATGTTGGACAACGACAGGACAGTGAAACTTGGCGTGTGACTGAGATGACCCTGAAAGGTACTGAGGGGGGAAATAGTTCTGGAGAGTACAATTATCTGAACTGGGACGAAAAGAACCAAATTTATAACGGTTATTTCGAAAGTGAATGGACACCAGAGAAGGACACCGTGAATGTTCAGCTAGTTACAAATGAAATTCAGGCTTTTAGTGAACAATCGTTAGATTTGCCGCTGGATATTCACTCGACGGAGACACAGAGCTTCCCTATTGGACAGGAGGGGATGCGCAGCATAGAGGTGAAGCCGTTTACCCAAGGTCAAGAGAAAATGTTATTCTCTTCAGCGATCATTTTTGATCAGCCAGAAGCAAAAGAATGGGCCTATCCAAATATTGTCGGTTACAAAAATGGAACGCTCATAAATTCGCTGCCTGGAGGTACTTTCGGTACACCAGGAGAAAAAGGGGAGTATACAGCGCAGCAATACTTTAAGGCGGAGGATGTTTCCGGTGGTCAAACGACTTATAAGCTGCAATATATGAAGAAAGAAAAAGATGTTAATGGACCACTTTCATTCGATCTTCAATTAAGTAAAAAGCAGATGGAGAGCGGGACGATAAAAACCAGTCTAAATCTGCCGCTCGAGGCAGGTGAGACTGATTACACGCTGGAGAATATGGTTGTGTCGCCTACTCAAATTCGAGTCACAGTTAGAAGTAAGGATATAGACAATGGCTTCCCTTATAAAAAGTATGCTCTTGAAGTAGCAGGCAAGACGCTTGAGGGGAATTTATGGAGATCTCCAGAGGGTGAGCCGGAGCTGACAGTGCTTCGTTTCGAACGGCCAGTCGATCTTGAAATTACGAAAGAGACTCCGATTACCTTTGTAGCTAAATATAAGGTGACTCAGCATGGCAGCTATAAAATTACCAAAAATAATGATGACAAAATACCGCTTCTTTTAACGAACATTTCTCAAAAGAAACAGACGATTATCCAGCAACTCAACGGGTATCCGGTGAAGTGGACATACTATATGCAAGGATCCGATCTTTATGTAGAAACTGGAAGTGAAGATGCTCGCTTCGGTGGAATTAACCAGACACATATTGGGTTGGGTAAGGAGCGCATCCTAGGTAAACCGCTAACCGTCAATTTCGCGGGGGATGGAAACAACAAGGCCATTGATGTGTATAAGGATTTTAAAGGTACAGAAGCTACTATCTATATGTTCTACTATACAACTGATGATCCGGATAAAGAAACGAGAGTGCAGATCCGGTTATAA
- the prmA gene encoding 50S ribosomal protein L11 methyltransferase, which translates to MLWHEVTIHTTEEAQEMISNFLYEAGAGGVSIEESGTLNKERDTRYGELYDQPLNDIPEGEAVIKGYYADSTDMDAVIEELTPRVAELHEYGIDPGKALISWKTVDEDEWAHAWKQYFKPLRVSKRLTIKPTWEEYTPESPDEAIIEIDPGMAFGTGTHPTTALCLRALEKNISGGEEVIDVGTGSGILAVGAMLLGAKSVLALDLDPVAVESARENVALNKLESSITVKESDLLSLLGGEGVADTAAGEMWPSARPGHSLEGAVPAKQEQEGNLGLTLPVQIVVANILAEIIVLFTDDVYRALQPGGLYITSGIYKDKEGLVANALKASGFEIIEISREEDWVAFTAGKR; encoded by the coding sequence ATGTTATGGCATGAAGTGACGATACATACAACAGAAGAAGCACAGGAAATGATTTCGAATTTTTTATATGAAGCTGGTGCGGGTGGGGTTTCTATCGAGGAATCCGGCACACTGAATAAAGAACGGGATACACGTTACGGTGAATTGTACGACCAACCTTTGAATGATATTCCTGAAGGGGAAGCGGTCATAAAAGGGTATTATGCCGATTCCACAGATATGGATGCTGTTATAGAAGAATTGACTCCACGGGTAGCCGAATTGCATGAGTACGGGATTGATCCAGGCAAAGCGTTGATTTCTTGGAAGACTGTGGATGAAGACGAATGGGCGCATGCTTGGAAGCAATATTTCAAACCGCTACGCGTATCCAAACGTCTTACCATTAAACCAACCTGGGAGGAATATACGCCTGAGAGTCCAGATGAAGCCATCATTGAGATCGACCCTGGCATGGCATTTGGTACTGGGACTCACCCTACAACAGCTTTGTGCCTCCGTGCACTTGAAAAGAATATTAGCGGCGGTGAAGAAGTTATCGATGTCGGCACCGGTTCAGGAATTCTGGCTGTAGGTGCGATGCTGCTAGGTGCAAAATCCGTGTTGGCCTTAGATTTAGATCCGGTGGCTGTGGAAAGTGCACGGGAGAATGTAGCCCTTAACAAGCTTGAATCATCCATAACGGTAAAAGAGAGCGATCTTCTATCGCTGCTGGGCGGGGAAGGCGTAGCGGATACAGCGGCTGGAGAGATGTGGCCATCCGCTAGACCTGGTCACTCACTAGAAGGAGCCGTTCCTGCTAAGCAAGAGCAAGAAGGCAACCTTGGCTTGACATTGCCTGTACAAATTGTAGTTGCGAATATTTTGGCGGAAATCATCGTATTGTTTACGGATGATGTGTACCGCGCGCTTCAGCCTGGAGGCCTCTACATTACCTCAGGTATATATAAAGATAAAGAAGGACTTGTAGCGAACGCGCTAAAAGCGTCTGGTTTTGAGATTATTGAAATATCCCGTGAGGAAGATTGGGTGGCGTTTACAGCCGGAAAGAGGTAA
- a CDS encoding DNA-3-methyladenine glycosylase I encodes MEVTRCAWVNDDPLYIAYHDEEWGKPLYGDQKLFELLMLEGMQAGLSWYTVLKKRARFREVFDGFDPNKIVHYDEAKMAELMSDPGIIRNRLKIDAIIRNAGVYLQICEEYGSFAEYLWSFVGGVPTINHWKTRADVPASTAQSDEMSKALKKKGMKFVGTTICYAFMQASGMVDDHSLNCFCRRKEDVAGR; translated from the coding sequence ATGGAAGTCACTCGCTGTGCTTGGGTCAATGATGATCCTCTATATATTGCCTATCATGATGAAGAGTGGGGAAAGCCTCTGTATGGTGACCAAAAGCTGTTTGAATTGCTTATGCTGGAAGGGATGCAGGCAGGGCTGAGCTGGTACACGGTACTAAAAAAACGGGCGCGTTTCAGAGAGGTATTTGACGGATTTGATCCGAATAAGATTGTCCATTATGATGAAGCCAAAATGGCAGAGCTAATGAGTGATCCAGGGATTATTAGAAATCGATTGAAAATTGATGCTATCATTCGTAATGCGGGTGTGTATTTGCAAATTTGCGAGGAATATGGCAGCTTTGCAGAGTATCTCTGGAGCTTTGTCGGAGGTGTGCCAACTATTAATCATTGGAAGACTCGTGCAGATGTACCTGCTTCGACGGCTCAGTCTGATGAGATGAGTAAGGCATTAAAGAAGAAAGGCATGAAGTTTGTGGGTACTACAATATGCTATGCTTTTATGCAGGCATCGGGGATGGTGGATGATCATTCGCTCAACTGCTTTTGTAGGCGTAAAGAGGACGTCGCAGGTCGTTGA
- a CDS encoding ABC transporter ATP-binding protein → MKKAVIEFKDFSFQYRAQQEPTLTDINLTIAEGEKVLIVGPSGSGKSTLAHCINGLIPFAYKGEMSGSLQIKGLEQKELSIAALSDQVGTVLQDPDGQFVGLTVGEDIAFSLENHAVQQAEMIEKVVAAATAVDIHEYLGASPQELSGGQKQKTTLAGVLVGDVDILLFDEPLANLDPYTGTKAIELIDRVQKETGKTVIIIEHRLEEVLHRAVDRIIVIHDGRIAADMPAAELLSTRLLSEVGIREPLYLTALKYAGCTIASDMNPQHIDEIRLDSCSSKLEYWYDNNNSQQDKRESLPILELHDVSFGYEKSRPVLHKLNLLIHKGEMVCIAGRNGAGKSTVSKLICGFYMPTSGSILMNGRDIAKDTIKERAERIGFVMQNPNHMISKTLLYDEVALGLKLRGVSEEIIRERVHHVLKICGLYAFRSWPISALSYGQKKRVTIASIMILEPEVIILDEPTAAQDYRHYNEMMEFLLTLREQGMTVIMITHDMHLMLEYADRAVVLSDGVKLADDSPERVLTNIEVVRNANLKETSLFTLAMRVQLDQPEEFVRRFIAYDRRSRGG, encoded by the coding sequence ATGAAAAAAGCAGTGATTGAATTTAAGGATTTTAGTTTTCAATATCGAGCACAGCAGGAGCCTACACTCACAGATATCAACTTAACGATTGCCGAAGGGGAGAAGGTACTTATTGTGGGACCCTCTGGTTCTGGAAAAAGTACACTGGCTCATTGTATAAACGGACTCATCCCTTTTGCCTATAAAGGTGAAATGTCTGGGTCATTGCAAATTAAGGGTCTGGAGCAGAAAGAACTTAGTATTGCAGCATTGTCGGATCAGGTAGGGACTGTATTGCAGGACCCGGACGGACAATTTGTTGGATTAACGGTTGGAGAGGACATCGCCTTCAGTCTGGAGAATCACGCGGTTCAACAGGCCGAAATGATAGAAAAGGTAGTGGCTGCGGCAACAGCCGTGGATATCCACGAATATTTGGGAGCGTCACCTCAGGAATTGTCAGGCGGTCAGAAGCAAAAAACGACCTTAGCTGGTGTTCTGGTTGGTGATGTGGACATCCTGTTGTTTGATGAGCCTTTGGCAAACTTAGATCCATATACTGGCACAAAAGCGATTGAGCTTATTGACCGAGTGCAAAAAGAGACCGGTAAAACGGTTATTATTATCGAGCACAGGCTCGAGGAAGTACTTCACCGTGCGGTGGACCGCATTATTGTGATCCATGACGGACGCATTGCGGCGGATATGCCAGCCGCTGAGCTATTAAGCACTCGCTTACTTTCAGAAGTAGGTATTCGGGAACCTCTCTATTTAACGGCTTTAAAGTATGCAGGATGTACGATTGCATCAGATATGAATCCACAGCATATAGATGAAATTCGGCTGGACTCTTGCTCCAGCAAGCTTGAGTACTGGTATGATAATAATAATTCGCAGCAGGATAAACGTGAGAGTCTACCTATCCTTGAGTTACATGATGTTTCATTCGGTTATGAGAAGAGCAGACCAGTACTTCATAAACTTAACCTTCTTATTCATAAAGGAGAAATGGTCTGTATAGCTGGGAGAAATGGTGCTGGGAAATCCACGGTATCTAAGCTTATCTGTGGCTTTTATATGCCCACTTCCGGTTCGATATTGATGAACGGAAGGGATATTGCCAAGGATACGATTAAGGAGCGGGCAGAGCGGATCGGTTTCGTGATGCAGAATCCTAATCATATGATTTCTAAGACGCTTTTATATGATGAGGTTGCGCTAGGCCTTAAATTACGAGGGGTGTCCGAGGAGATTATTCGTGAGCGAGTGCATCATGTTTTGAAAATATGCGGTCTATACGCTTTTCGTAGCTGGCCCATCTCTGCGCTCAGCTACGGTCAGAAGAAACGTGTGACTATTGCTTCTATTATGATCCTGGAGCCGGAAGTGATCATATTAGATGAGCCGACTGCAGCACAGGATTATAGGCACTACAACGAAATGATGGAATTTCTTTTGACGCTTCGGGAACAGGGAATGACGGTCATTATGATTACCCATGATATGCATCTTATGCTGGAGTATGCCGATAGAGCTGTAGTGTTGTCTGATGGTGTTAAGCTTGCTGATGATAGCCCTGAGCGAGTATTAACCAATATAGAAGTAGTGAGGAATGCTAATTTGAAAGAGACCTCACTATTTACATTGGCTATGAGGGTCCAATTGGATCAGCCAGAAGAGTTCGTAAGAAGATTTATTGCATACGACAGGAGGAGCCGGGGCGGATGA